Proteins from a single region of Takifugu rubripes chromosome 4, fTakRub1.2, whole genome shotgun sequence:
- the sorbs1 gene encoding sorbin and SH3 domain-containing protein 1 isoform X5, with the protein MRSSKLGCKTLEAPDVPVVCRQTPRCALYQASPEEGSIRPSASLVPSGPRAVGAVRITPVGAMKGSPDLIPAADLDPSRVSKGRGVVTLRATLVHIDDEGHITEKPNTFTTPRDWTSRINGDSSKPGLAEGQRDITTELPPVNSLQYQVYSPEPINQFPTPSSADPQICITSGSSSVYPCTSTVNPTIVLLQHNRAEQNKHLSHSRDPTPERDKSPDPGRDSVSPGPDMDWTRTRLPLHSPPLNRPVAPVRNTEKSKDWYKTMFKQIHKIPDDGPSPFGYLKDVKTVPRSKSNIEVDSKGCSMPVPARSSSLKPSTKRNEWEPPDKKVDTRKYRAEPKSIFEYEPGKSSVLKLERTDVSPEDVDLENEPWYKFFSEMEFDKASAPSFTPLETASDLQKYSSSKSGHSEVEKDGGSPQSEPAAPENERHVYKSVLEGGDIPFQGLRALNKRHGSTSSSKDSSPVHGDSPDEVLRRRHGDKEKILEEQRRLKREQEEADTASRRHTGIVPTHHQFITNERFGDLLNITDNTEKRKSGVEQRSPAMARFDFRAESVKELPFQKGDIVYIIRQVDQNWYEGEHHGRVGIFPQSYVELLPVTEKAQPKKSVPVQVLEYGEAVARFNFSGDTVVEMSFRKGERITLIRRVDENWYEGKISGTNRQGIFPVTYVEVLRRPRVKNGVEYMDPPASPSPQRSLNASPQLIRNRLTTSPLPLPRSHRRSVSPEVHAISSEWISLTVGGGSPPAAPTPPLPPLPTVSYRCGEYLPPPYSASPVPPITGSPYCISPGASPAASPLPPPHPPRPNSTTPFLTFTPPQVEEFLLSPPSPHLSRGMSPCSGPVLEGWLRGEKDLTEGDVTEGERAHAAQGNKPNGPAEFLRNEVDHHGRSSRSPVMLFDIQENNNVNSFAQPQSHSSSPEPSRLHCGIFQAMYSYVPQNEDELELKEGDLVSVMEKCDDGWFVGTSKRTKQFGTFPGNYVKEVKL; encoded by the exons ATGAGATCCTCAAAGCTCGGCTGCAAAACTCTGGAGGCTCCAGACGTTCCAGTTGTCTGCAGACAGACGCCTCGCTGCGCACTTTATCAA GCCTCTCCAGAAGAGGGCAGCATAAGGCCGAGCGCTTCTCTCG TCCCGTCAGGCCCTCGAGCAGTTGGCGCCGTGAGGATCACACCTGTGGGCGCCATGAAAGGCTCTCCGGACCTCATTCCTGCAGCAG ATTTAGACCCCAGCAGAGTGAGCAAAGGGAGGGGTGTCGTCACTCTGAGGGCCACCCTCGTCCACATCGACGATGAAGGTCACATCACCGAAAAGCCAAACACCTTCACGACACCAA GGGACTGGACAAGCCGGATTAATGGTGACAGCTCCAAACCGGGGCTGGCGGAGGGGCAGAGGGACATAACAACTGAGCTGCCTCCTGTAAACAGCCTTCAGTACCAG GTGTATTCACCAGAACCCATCAACCAATTCCCGACCCCATCATCCGCCGACCCTCAGATCTGCATCACATCGGGTTCCAGCTCTGTTTATCCCTGCACCAGCACCGTTAACCCCACCatcgtgctgctgcagcacaacagAG cagagcagaacaAGCACCTTTCTCATTCCAGAG ATCCGACCCCAGAAAGGGACAAAAGTCCTGATCCCGGTAGAGACTCGGTCAGTCCGGGGCCTGACATGGACTGGACCAGAACGCGGCTGCCGCtgcactctcctcctctcaacaGACCCGTGGCGCCCGTACGG AACACTGAAAAATCCAAGGACTGGTACAAGACAATGTTCAAACAGATACACAAGATACCTG ACGATGGTCCCAGTCCATTCGGTTACTTGAAAGATG TGAAGACGGTCCCACGCTCAAAAAGCAACATTGAGGTGGATTCAAAAGGCTGCTCGATGCCTGTACCAGCGCGGTCCTCTTCCCTCAAACCCTCCACCAAAAG AAACGAGTGGGAGCCCCCGGATAAGAAAGTCGACACCAGGAAGTACCGCGCGGAGCCCAAGAGCATCTTTGAGTACGAGCCGGGGAAATCATCAGTGCTCAAGCTGGAGAGGACG GATGTAAGTCCAGAAGATGTAGATTTAGAGAATGAGCCTTGGTATAAATTCTTTTCAGAGATGGAGTTTGACAAAGCG AGTGCCCCCTCCTTCACTCCCCTGGAAACAGCCTCTGACCTGCAGAAGTA CTCCTCAAGTAAGTCTGGACACAGCGAGGTGGAGAAGGACGGTGGATCACCCCAGAGCGAGCCAGCGGCTCCAGAAAATGAACGCCATGTTTACAAAAGTGTCCTGGAGGGCGGTGACATTCCCTTCCAAGGCCTGCGGGCCTTAAACAAGCGCCATGGTAGCACCTCGTCCTCGAAAG ACTCATCCCCAGTGCATGGGGACAGCCCGGACGAAGTGCTGCGTCGACGCCATGGGGACAAAGAG AAAATCTTGGAAGAGCAGCGGCGGCTGAAGCGAGAACAGGAAGAGGCTGACACGGCATCCAGGCGACACACAGGCATTGTCCCGACTCACCACCAGTTTATCACCAACGAGCGCTTCGGGGACCTGCTTAACATCACAGATAACACGGAGAAAAGGAAGTCGGGCGTAGAG CAGAGGAGTCCGGCCATGGCTCGCTTTGACTTCAGGGCAGAAAGTGTTAA GGAGCTGCCGTTTCAGAAAGGAGACATTGTTTACATCATTCGACAGGTGGATCAAAACTGGTATGAAGGGGAACACCACGGCAGAGTGGGCATTTTCCCTCAGAGCTATGTGGAG ctacttcctgtcacaGAGAAGGCCCAGCCGAAGAAAAGTGTCccggtgcaggtgctggagtaCGGAGAGGCAGTGGCTCGCTTCAACTTCAGTGGGGACACTGTGGTGGAAATGTCTTTTAGAAAG GGAGAGAGGATCACGCTCATTCGCAGAGTGGATGAAAACTGGTATGAGGGCAAAATCTCAGGCACCAATCGTCAGGGCATCTTTCCCGTCACCTACGTGGAAGTGTTGCGAAGACCCCGTGTCAAAAATGGCGTGGAGTACATGGACCCTCCTGCCAGCCCTTCTCCACAGCGCAGCCTCAATGCCTCTCCTCAG CTGATTCGCAATCGCCTGACAACCTCCCCCTtgcccctccctcgctcccatCGCCGCTCCGTGTCCCCAGAGGTCCACGCCATCTCCTCTGAGTGGATCTCCCTGACTGTGGGAGGCGGTAGCCCGCCCGCCGCTCCCACGCCCCCCCTCCCGCCGCTGCCCACAGTGTCCTACCGCTGTGGCGAATATTTGCCTCCACCCTATTCTGCCAGCCCTGTGCCCCCAATCACAGGAAGCCCTTACTGCATCTCCCCTGGGGCCTCCCCGGCCGCCTCCCCACTTCCCCCGCCTCATCCACCCAGGCCAAActccaccacacccttcctcaccttcacaccacctcaagtggaggagttcCTGCTCTCCCCGCCGTCCCCGCATCTGTCACGCGGTATGAGTCCCTGCAGCGGACCGGTTCTGGAGGGATGGCTTAGGGGGGAGAAAGACTTAACCGAAGGGGATGtcacagagggggagagggccCACGCAGCACAGGGCAACAAGCCAAACGGCCCCGCAGAG TTTTTGAGGAATGAGGTGGACCATCAcggcaggagctccaggagcccTGTGATGCTGTTCGACATCCAAGAGAACAACAACGTCAACTCGTTTGCC CAACCCCAGTCCCACAGTAGCAGCCCAGAGCCCAGCCGTCTCCACTGTGGAAT TTTCCAGGCTATGTACAGCTACGTACCACAGAACGAGgatgagctggagctgaaggagggcgATCTAGTCAGCGTGATGGAGAAATGTGACGACGGCTGGTTTGTCG GTACCTCAAAGAGGACTAAACAGTTTGGGACATTTCCTGGGAATTATGTGAAGGAGGTGAAACTGTAA
- the sorbs1 gene encoding sorbin and SH3 domain-containing protein 1 isoform X3, with protein MRSSKLGCKTLEAPDVPVVCRQTPRCALYQASPEEGSIRPSASLVPSGPRAVGAVRITPVGAMKGSPDLIPAADLDPSRVSKGRGVVTLRATLVHIDDEGHITEKPNTFTTPRDWTSRINGDSSKPGLAEGQRDITTELPPVNSLQYQVYSPEPINQFPTPSSADPQICITSGSSSVYPCTSTVNPTIVLLQHNRAEQNKHLSHSRDPTPERDKSPDPGRDSVSPGPDMDWTRTRLPLHSPPLNRPVAPVRNTEKSKDWYKTMFKQIHKIPESIEENPYRPSYIFPENYDVQVKSKDDGPSPFGYLKDVKTVPRSKSNIEVDSKGCSMPVPARSSSLKPSTKRNEWEPPDKKVDTRKYRAEPKSIFEYEPGKSSVLKLERTDVSPEDVDLENEPWYKFFSEMEFDKASAPSFTPLETASDLQKYSSSKSGHSEVEKDGGSPQSEPAAPENERHVYKSVLEGGDIPFQGLRALNKRHGSTSSSKDSSPVHGDSPDEVLRRRHGDKEKILEEQRRLKREQEEADTASRRHTGIVPTHHQFITNERFGDLLNITDNTEKRKSGVERSPAMARFDFRAESVKELPFQKGDIVYIIRQVDQNWYEGEHHGRVGIFPQSYVELLPVTEKAQPKKSVPVQVLEYGEAVARFNFSGDTVVEMSFRKGERITLIRRVDENWYEGKISGTNRQGIFPVTYVEVLRRPRVKNGVEYMDPPASPSPQRSLNASPQLIRNRLTTSPLPLPRSHRRSVSPEVHAISSEWISLTVGGGSPPAAPTPPLPPLPTVSYRCGEYLPPPYSASPVPPITGSPYCISPGASPAASPLPPPHPPRPNSTTPFLTFTPPQVEEFLLSPPSPHLSRGMSPCSGPVLEGWLRGEKDLTEGDVTEGERAHAAQGNKPNGPAEFLRNEVDHHGRSSRSPVMLFDIQENNNVNSFAQPQSHSSSPEPSRLHCGIFQAMYSYVPQNEDELELKEGDLVSVMEKCDDGWFVGTSKRTKQFGTFPGNYVKEVKL; from the exons ATGAGATCCTCAAAGCTCGGCTGCAAAACTCTGGAGGCTCCAGACGTTCCAGTTGTCTGCAGACAGACGCCTCGCTGCGCACTTTATCAA GCCTCTCCAGAAGAGGGCAGCATAAGGCCGAGCGCTTCTCTCG TCCCGTCAGGCCCTCGAGCAGTTGGCGCCGTGAGGATCACACCTGTGGGCGCCATGAAAGGCTCTCCGGACCTCATTCCTGCAGCAG ATTTAGACCCCAGCAGAGTGAGCAAAGGGAGGGGTGTCGTCACTCTGAGGGCCACCCTCGTCCACATCGACGATGAAGGTCACATCACCGAAAAGCCAAACACCTTCACGACACCAA GGGACTGGACAAGCCGGATTAATGGTGACAGCTCCAAACCGGGGCTGGCGGAGGGGCAGAGGGACATAACAACTGAGCTGCCTCCTGTAAACAGCCTTCAGTACCAG GTGTATTCACCAGAACCCATCAACCAATTCCCGACCCCATCATCCGCCGACCCTCAGATCTGCATCACATCGGGTTCCAGCTCTGTTTATCCCTGCACCAGCACCGTTAACCCCACCatcgtgctgctgcagcacaacagAG cagagcagaacaAGCACCTTTCTCATTCCAGAG ATCCGACCCCAGAAAGGGACAAAAGTCCTGATCCCGGTAGAGACTCGGTCAGTCCGGGGCCTGACATGGACTGGACCAGAACGCGGCTGCCGCtgcactctcctcctctcaacaGACCCGTGGCGCCCGTACGG AACACTGAAAAATCCAAGGACTGGTACAAGACAATGTTCAAACAGATACACAAGATACCTG AGTCCATTGAGGAAAACCCTTATCGCCCCTCCTACATTTTCCCTGAGAACTATGACGTTCAGGTGAAATCAAAAG ACGATGGTCCCAGTCCATTCGGTTACTTGAAAGATG TGAAGACGGTCCCACGCTCAAAAAGCAACATTGAGGTGGATTCAAAAGGCTGCTCGATGCCTGTACCAGCGCGGTCCTCTTCCCTCAAACCCTCCACCAAAAG AAACGAGTGGGAGCCCCCGGATAAGAAAGTCGACACCAGGAAGTACCGCGCGGAGCCCAAGAGCATCTTTGAGTACGAGCCGGGGAAATCATCAGTGCTCAAGCTGGAGAGGACG GATGTAAGTCCAGAAGATGTAGATTTAGAGAATGAGCCTTGGTATAAATTCTTTTCAGAGATGGAGTTTGACAAAGCG AGTGCCCCCTCCTTCACTCCCCTGGAAACAGCCTCTGACCTGCAGAAGTA CTCCTCAAGTAAGTCTGGACACAGCGAGGTGGAGAAGGACGGTGGATCACCCCAGAGCGAGCCAGCGGCTCCAGAAAATGAACGCCATGTTTACAAAAGTGTCCTGGAGGGCGGTGACATTCCCTTCCAAGGCCTGCGGGCCTTAAACAAGCGCCATGGTAGCACCTCGTCCTCGAAAG ACTCATCCCCAGTGCATGGGGACAGCCCGGACGAAGTGCTGCGTCGACGCCATGGGGACAAAGAG AAAATCTTGGAAGAGCAGCGGCGGCTGAAGCGAGAACAGGAAGAGGCTGACACGGCATCCAGGCGACACACAGGCATTGTCCCGACTCACCACCAGTTTATCACCAACGAGCGCTTCGGGGACCTGCTTAACATCACAGATAACACGGAGAAAAGGAAGTCGGGCGTAGAG AGGAGTCCGGCCATGGCTCGCTTTGACTTCAGGGCAGAAAGTGTTAA GGAGCTGCCGTTTCAGAAAGGAGACATTGTTTACATCATTCGACAGGTGGATCAAAACTGGTATGAAGGGGAACACCACGGCAGAGTGGGCATTTTCCCTCAGAGCTATGTGGAG ctacttcctgtcacaGAGAAGGCCCAGCCGAAGAAAAGTGTCccggtgcaggtgctggagtaCGGAGAGGCAGTGGCTCGCTTCAACTTCAGTGGGGACACTGTGGTGGAAATGTCTTTTAGAAAG GGAGAGAGGATCACGCTCATTCGCAGAGTGGATGAAAACTGGTATGAGGGCAAAATCTCAGGCACCAATCGTCAGGGCATCTTTCCCGTCACCTACGTGGAAGTGTTGCGAAGACCCCGTGTCAAAAATGGCGTGGAGTACATGGACCCTCCTGCCAGCCCTTCTCCACAGCGCAGCCTCAATGCCTCTCCTCAG CTGATTCGCAATCGCCTGACAACCTCCCCCTtgcccctccctcgctcccatCGCCGCTCCGTGTCCCCAGAGGTCCACGCCATCTCCTCTGAGTGGATCTCCCTGACTGTGGGAGGCGGTAGCCCGCCCGCCGCTCCCACGCCCCCCCTCCCGCCGCTGCCCACAGTGTCCTACCGCTGTGGCGAATATTTGCCTCCACCCTATTCTGCCAGCCCTGTGCCCCCAATCACAGGAAGCCCTTACTGCATCTCCCCTGGGGCCTCCCCGGCCGCCTCCCCACTTCCCCCGCCTCATCCACCCAGGCCAAActccaccacacccttcctcaccttcacaccacctcaagtggaggagttcCTGCTCTCCCCGCCGTCCCCGCATCTGTCACGCGGTATGAGTCCCTGCAGCGGACCGGTTCTGGAGGGATGGCTTAGGGGGGAGAAAGACTTAACCGAAGGGGATGtcacagagggggagagggccCACGCAGCACAGGGCAACAAGCCAAACGGCCCCGCAGAG TTTTTGAGGAATGAGGTGGACCATCAcggcaggagctccaggagcccTGTGATGCTGTTCGACATCCAAGAGAACAACAACGTCAACTCGTTTGCC CAACCCCAGTCCCACAGTAGCAGCCCAGAGCCCAGCCGTCTCCACTGTGGAAT TTTCCAGGCTATGTACAGCTACGTACCACAGAACGAGgatgagctggagctgaaggagggcgATCTAGTCAGCGTGATGGAGAAATGTGACGACGGCTGGTTTGTCG GTACCTCAAAGAGGACTAAACAGTTTGGGACATTTCCTGGGAATTATGTGAAGGAGGTGAAACTGTAA